A genomic region of Cotesia glomerata isolate CgM1 linkage group LG9, MPM_Cglom_v2.3, whole genome shotgun sequence contains the following coding sequences:
- the LOC123272064 gene encoding dihydroxyacetone phosphate acyltransferase — MDKSEYYDLITERRKSSDIMWASRYMDIVVPHYLSPEHNWTRNQAIEFTLTHPKVLNTIDSLAESQGVDRAVIVREAKNILEEVASRHNLPTFRWLAIIVVKVLKRILQSFRANVKYVLDIKSQMMYSDVQYVYVPSHRSYLDFILMSYLLFNYDMAIPNIASGMDFYRMNIVGEILRKTGAFYMRRSFSSDILYKETFKAYVASLVEHSDRAIEFFIEGTRSRSQKSIAPKFGLLGMILESLFQGKIPDILFVPVSISYDKPLEESLFSYELLGVPKPAETTTGLFKSLSILREQQAHGHVYFHVSPPISAAKFMDVSSRKLSALNPNSRVPAEVVKNIAYAIIDSHKEHTVFMPINLIAVLVNERIHSHPGNPYTFDTLLQDYCWLKKLITQSLGALVYPAPENLEEDHIRRSDKDEIKESLFTHRNLLGFDSSGLLIIHGSHREIKSNKTIRVKGHTLDDRTMSIAVPTINLAIYVNPIFAIFTKLSIAVLSINSNNLSQDIAEEQYLLLRSLLTTEFALPDNMNRGMIIDEFRKELSFLINEKCYRIDNNQLSYDCNNYLRMMLYNLILPFISAVYVTCVVLFQWDKSMDELSDQEIMKECQKRTEVLLFQAESFINHPYTLSLDLYTSTVVSLTSFGALTPVEGKPRVYNPDKPKLSSIISDLEKIMSQRSPGNYVDLAQTYFHLDNTLQAKL; from the exons atgGATAAGTCAGAGTACTATGACTTGATAACGGAGCGGAGAAAATCTTCTGACATAATGTGGGCCTCCAGGTACATGGACATTGTGGTCCCGCATTATTTGTCACCTGAACACAACTGGACCAGGAACCAGGCCATAGAGTTTACTCTGACACATCCTAAGGTGCTTAATACTATTGACTCGCTCGCTGAGTCTCAGGGTGTTGACAGAGCTGTCATTGTTCGGGAGGCTAAGAATATTCTTGAGGAAGTTGCCAGTAGACATAATTTACCGACCTTCAGATGGCTag CAATAATCGTGGTAAAAGTATTGAAGCGTATCCTCCAGAGTTTCAGAGCAAACGTAAAATATGTATTAGACATAAAAAGCCAAATGATGTACTCAGATGTGCAATATGTCTACGTGCCATCACACAGGAGttatttagattttatattaatgtcTTATCTGCTGTTTAATTATGATATGGCGATACCAAACATAGCCAGTGGTATGGACTTTTATCGCATGAATATCGTCGGAGAAATATTGCGAAAAACAGGTGCTTTTTATATGAGACGCAGCTTTTCTTCAGATATATTGTACAAAGAAACTTTCAAAGCTTATGTTGCTTCGTTAGTCGAGCACAGCGATCGcgctattgaattttttattgagggAACTAGGAGCCGTAGTCAAAAAAGTATTGCTCCTAAATTTG gTTTACTAGGAATGATATTGGAGTCATTATTCCAGGGAAAAATTCCCGATATATTATTCGTACCAGTGTCAATAAGTTACGATAAGCCTTTAGAAGAATCCTTATTTTCTTACGAATTATTAGGAGTGCCAAAACCAGCTGAGACAACAACAGGACTCTTTAAATCATTGTCAATATTACGTGAACAACAAGCACATGGGCACGTTTATTTCCATGTCTCACCTCCAATATCAGCCGCTAAATTCATGGATGTTTCATCTAGAAAATTAAGTGCCTTAAATCCGAACTCTCGAGTTCCAGCTGAAGTTGTAAAAAACATTGCTTATGCAATTATCGACAGTCACAAAGAACACACCGTATTTATGCcgataaatttaatagctGTTCTTGTTAACGAGAGAATTCACTCGCATCCAGGAAATCCTTATACCTTCGACACATTGCTGCAGGACTATTGTTGgctgaagaaattaattactcagTCTTTGGGGGCTTTAGTTTATCCAGCACcggaaaa TCTGGAAGAGGATCACATAAGGAGGTCTGATAAAGACGAAATAAAAGAATCATTGTTCACTCACAGAAATTTACTCGGATTTGATAGTAGTGGGCTGCTAATAATTCACGGGTCTCATCGTGAAATTAAGTCTAACAAAACAATCCGCGTCAAAGGTCACACACTTGATGACCGAACAATGTCAATAGCCGTCCCAACTATAAACCTCGCTATTTATGTCAATCCTATTTTTGcaatatttactaaattatcTATTGCTGTACTGTCAATTAACAGTAATAATTTATCTCAAG atattgcGGAAGAGCAATACCTTCTATTGAGATCGTTGCTGACAACCGAATTCGCGTTGCCGGACAATATGAATCGAGGAATGATAATTGATGAATTCAGAAAAGAGTTATCCTTTTTAATAAACGAAAAGTGTTATAGAATCGATAATAATCAACTGTCTTATGActgtaacaattatttaagaatGATGTTGTATAATCTAATACTGCCATTTATTTCCGCGGTATACGTCACTTGTGTCGTTCTATTTCAg TGGGACAAATCGATGGACGAATTATCGGATCAAGAGATAATGAAAGAATGCCAAAAACGTACCGAAGTATTATTATTCCAAGCAGAAAGTTTTATCAATCATCCGTACACATTATCATTAGATTTATACACATCAACGGTAGTGAGTTTGACATCATTCGGAGCATTGACACCCGTCGAGGGTAAACCCCGAGTTTACAATCCCGACAAACCAAAATTGTCGTCAATAATCAGCgatcttgaaaaaataatgtcgCAAAGATCACCAGGAAATTACGTAGATCTAGCTCAAACTTATTTCCACTTGGACAATACTCTCCAAGCCAAGCTTTGA